The DNA window TACCATGAGAGATGTCATAATCTTGTGGTGTTGTAGGCAGTCAGCTCATGAACTAATCAAATGGGTCTTCTCTCACAGTTCTGTTTCTGGCAAAACATTCATTGCCGACTGGGGTTTGCAATACCCACAAAGCATAAGGGTGGTAGGCCTAATGACATAATTGTATGATGTATGTCACACAGGTTCCTTCTCTGcagaaatagctcaatgttgaAATTCATAGGCTGCTTCAAGATTGTCCTTGTGTTATGTTTGAGCATTGCATTTGTATCAAAAGCGCATTTTGCACAGGAGCTTCGAGTTGAAACTCCATTCTGCAATTTCACACAGAAGCATTCTGGCCATCACATGTCAATAGTAATACTAGTAATGCCTTAGAGCGAAATAATTGTCAGCAGTTCTCTTTTAATGCTGAAACGTTggattgattgtttgtttgttgtgcctCTTAGGTGGGAGAGACTGACACACGGCTGGAGTGCCtcctaaacaacaacaaaaactctGACTTTTGTGCCCCCCTCACCTCTTTCGACTGGAACGAGGTTGACCCAAATCTTTTGGGTAAGCAGCACAAAGAGGGGCTTTACAGGGTTCATCTGTGATTCTGGCAAAAGGACAAGGGGCTTGTGTCGACCTTGTGTTTGGATGTAGTAGGCTTGTAGACAAATTGTTGTTTAACATTTTGAGACCAAAATGCTGTTGGTACTAAATAGATAAGATGGAATTGAACTGAGACACAAAAGTGCTTCTAGACATTAAAGACAATAGTGGACCATATTGTGATGCAATATTTACTATTTTGCTCACCACTACGTAGTGTTGGATCTCCAAATATTTTTGAATGGATTCAATCTACAAACCTTTTCTGTATTAAAACGCAGTGCGACGTGGTGTCAACCTTCGTAGACTAATTTGTTATCCTCATTCCCTCATTCATTGTTCACtattcctttctccctctttctctccgtccttctctccctctcttggatccctctctctcggcctcTTCCTCCCACCCCCTCTTCCTCAGGCACGTCCAGTATAGACACCACCTGTACCATCTGGGGGCTGGAGACGGGACAGGTCTTGGGTCGGGTCAACTTGGTCTCGGGCCACGTCAAAACACAGCTCATCGCTCATGACAAAGAGGTGAGGACATCTGCAGGACACGGGGTGTTCTCAAGGCCTTAGGAGATAAATTAGTGAAATAATTTTACATATTACATGTGAAATGTGGATTCTGTGGCTATGCAAAAGTAATAACATTGGTGCTAATAATAATAGTCTAAAAAAGTTGCCGGAGTGTTGCATCGGGATTGTAAAGAGTGCTGGCTTTCTGTTGGTTCGTTGCAGGTGTATGACATTGCGTTCAGTCGGGCGGGTGGAGGTCGGGACATGTTTGCGTCGGTGGGGGCGGATGGCTCGGTGCGCATGTTCGACCTGCGGCACCTGGAGCACAGCACCATCATCTACGAGGACCCCCAGCACCATCCACTGCTGCGCCTCTGCTGGAACAAGCAGGACCCCAACTACCTGGCCACCATGGCTATGGACGGCATGGAGGTGAGCCTGTTgggttgtttgtctgtctttctgtctgtctgtctgtctgtctgtttgcatcTCTCCTGattcctgtttgtctgtctgtctccctgccTCTTTGCAGTCAAATTAGCTGAGTCCCTGATAGTCTTTCTGTCCCCCAACTTTCTAAAGCCCATTCTATTGatatttatctctttctctctctctctctctctcttccatctgtCTTTTTCATCGTTGTGTCCTCTGTCTGTCCTCCTGTGTCCTGAAGATTACagttctgtctctcctctcctctactgtaCTGTTCGGCCTAATTACCCAAACACCTCCTGCTATTTATAGGCCCCACACAGGGTGGTATCTAAGCCGAGAGGAAGATTCAAATCTAACTCCacttctgttcctctctctctctctctctctctctctctcacacacacacacacacacacacacacacacacacacacacggttctgcctctttttctccctccaagAATTCGTTTTCAGACACTGTGTCGGAATTCAGattcatttaattcatttacattacatttctttGTGCATTTAGTTGTTCCTTGCCTTAagccctgtccctctctcttagtttctatctctccttcctcccctaccccccacctcctcctctgagactgcatttacttttctttttttggtgttATTAGTCACTTCCTTCTCCTTCCACACTGCTTCTCATGTTTCTTAGTTACCACGGTGTATTttcctctctttgtccctcCCTGAATTCATCATTGATCCTCACATCATCAGTTTAAATGCCTCATGTGTCTCCACCATGTATCCGTTATGGCTAAGGCTAATGGCTGCTCTTTGCGGGCTCTCTCTGCCAGGTGGTGATTTTGGACGTGCGAGTGCCCTGCACCCCAGTGGCCAGGCTGAACAATCACCGGGCGTGTGTGAACGGCATCGCCTGGGCCCCCCACTCCTCCTGCCACATCTGCACAGCAGGTAAtcacgccccccacccccccacccccattcaATTTTGAAACAATTGAACTCAACCAGGCATATAACAAGAGTGCATATGTGATTTTTACTAGTTTTAGATAATCAGGTGTACCATTAATTCAGACAGGCCATGCTAGTCTGCCTACTGCCTAGCTTGTCAGCTGACGCTCAGCTGATTCACCAGGACCAGCCACAGTTGCCCACCTAAAGGAATGGTTCCCTTTAAACCATTTGAATACACCTGCAAGTTAACTGAAATATCTACTTGTGTATCTACTTATCCCTCTCTCAGCGGACGATCACCAGGCGCTGATCTGGGACATCCAGCAGATGCCCCGGGCCATCGAGGACCCCATCCTGGCCTACACGGCGGAGGGCGAGATCAACAACGTGCAGTGGGCCTCCACGCAGCCCGACTGGATCTCCATCTGCTACAACAACTGCCTCGAGATCCTGCGCGTCTGAGAGCCTGAATGTCTGAGCCTGGCGACAGAGATGCGGGAGGACTCTTATtcactttcatacacacacacacacacacacacacacattgactcactcactcactcactcactatctctccatttctttatCTGTCCTATTTGtatttctttctatttctctctctcatgaacttctgtctcttctctctcctgctctgtcaCTCTTTGACAGTGCTTTCTTTGTTTCACACCCTTTGCTGTTGTGATCTTCAGGTTGGTCTTTCTAGGCCATCCATCTGATCTATTCtgcctgtcttttctctctccctctttctctctctctctctggtgttccATATCTCTGTCTGCCCTGTTGTATTATTCATCCCATTGTACATGGTCATGGACGTAGACATGAGCGCTCCTCCAAAAATTTGGAAAGGACCCGTGGGCGCCATGTTGAGTATTTATAAAGCTTGACACTGATACAGATCTTTTTCATTATGGCGTCGTGGTGCTGTTTGATAATGTAGTAGTAGATCATCTGGATTTGAAGTGCTTTCAGTACGAGTTCATCTCTCGAGTGGCTTTGTACAGCTTTACTGCTTGTTTGTAATgttcacaaaaaaaatgtactCTTGCAGGTTAGGtctttgtggggttttttttgttttgttttaagtttttgtgtttttttatttctttgtatTTGACGTGTTATTTTTTTAGTTATGTTTGGGGGGATTTTGATGCATTTCTGGTTTATTAATGACATATTTGGGTCATTTGTAAGGACTTCAACACCCCCCTTCCCTCTGAGGCCGAAGTGACTAGCCATGATATAGGCATCTGAAGAAGCTGCGGCGCTACCAGCCGGTCTGAGATCAGCtgcatgttgttttgtttttttgtgatttgttttttattattattattattattattattattaagtagATGTTTTCCTCTCGTGTCAAGATGATACAGGATGTGAATCTATTTAACTTGGTCTACGCAAGTCTGAAGTCAGTCAGAAAGgacatcacacagagagaggtttTCAGCCAACCACACCCAACACTCAAGACAGAGAAACTCTGCCAGCCTCTTCTGATCAGAACGGGTCTTGCTGTCAGAGGCTTGGTCTTTATTATTAACCGtcctgcttgtttttgttttttttccctgtctggAAAACTGAAGTAACTATTGTGCAGTGATCGAGttgattactgtgtgtgtgttagcgagagagagagagtgtgtgtttgggtttgtgtgtgcgtgtgggagagagagagcgagaaagggtCGGAGATGTGTGTGCCCATAAACAGCTTTTTATTGTATTTCTGAAATGTGTCTACAAACCTCAATGAACAGGATCTTCTTCACTGAGTGTAACTATAACGAAACAATACTACTAATATTAATCCTGTACTTTCCTTACACATTGTGATCCCTGATCGCAGCTGATCCTGGAATGAATGGAACCGGTCTAGAACCAGCTGTTTTCGGGCTTGTGTCAGAATTTGTCACTGGGATGTTCTGGGTCACATTGATCCACTTCTGGAAGGGGGTTAAAGTACGAAGCGAGTTTAGTGGAGGGTTGAGCCTCAACCTAGAAGTttattcaaatttggcaaacagagGCGAAAATTGGtggcaaacttttttttctttaatcatttaaatgtgaatgttttgtgtaaACTCTTTTGTAAATTATTCACTGTAAACAGAAAGTGCGTGCAACAATGCAATAGCCACAAATGTTCACCTCGTGTTTGCTggatttgaacgcacctctggtgtTCAACTCAACACCACTAATCTCTTTTCACAGAATACCCCGTTCCACTGTGTCtaggcagccattttgttttctgtcaagtttgtttgtttttctatgATATTCAGAACCAAACAGTAGCATCTGTGACTTTGAGAAGACATGAAAAAATAGACATCTCAAATATCCTAATAGCAAACATCCCCCAATATGTTAATGTAGTTCCTGTCTACATGTACACTAGTAATAAATTAGATgatgaaaataaatatataagctCTAAAACTGGACTATGACTTCTAAACAAACAGATTGTCTACTAACTGTTACTTCCTGTGTTTTCTTTGATGTTGGGAACAGTCTTCAATAACAGCAGAAAAATAACAGTTTCGGTAGAGCTTTTAAATAACAGTTTCTCTGCCAGTTTTGACAAATATAACATGTCAGGTTAGCTGCTATGTAGTATTGTTAACTACTATTTTGTAACATCTACAAATTTCATTTTGTATGTTACATATAGAGAGATTGACAGAATGGACATTCCTATTGGTTACCAAGGCTATTCACAATGTAGTGCCATTCTATTGTACGAAACCCAGGGGAATGTAAAATCAGTGCTTACAGCACAGGAATGCAAAATATGTATCACTGAAATGCATGAGGTGTATGGTGGTTTAAACTACTCAAACCAGCTGAGTTGGTTGAACTGGAGTCGTATGCAGTTCTTTGTTCCTGTTGTCTCTATGGAGACATGCAGTCTAGAAGTCAAGCCTGTGAACCCCAAATTAAGGCGCGACGAGACCCAGTCTCTCAGGTCTTAGGAGGCTGCAGTGGCCAGTGGTCCTGGTGGACGAGTCATGTGACGTGGTGTCTCTAGCTGACAGGAAGGACAGGATCCGACATGTGCTTCTGGATCTCAGCAAAGGGCAGCGACGCGTCCAGGTTGCCGGGCAATGACGGGGAGCGCTGGGAGGCACTAAGCGATGGGGTGTCCATCAGCGATGACCTCATCTCCTCCTGAGCATGGGCGTCGGGGCTCGCCGCCAGGTCCGTCTCCGGGGTCACGGGCACGCTGCCCTCCTCGTCCGACACCACAGTAACGTGGACGCTGCTGGACAGGGACTCCTGGGATCTCTGGCTCAACTTGGCCTCTGGCTGGGCAGCACACTAGGggcgatggagggagggagggggaggagaagagttTATTAAAGTCATGCAGAGAAAGACTCGAGTCACTTATCGCACATTGCTTGGCGCCTGAGAAGTTAGATAAGAGATGAACTTAATCAACGGTTATTACGCCTGGAGTCACTGAATTTCGTGAACACTCCATAGTCTCTAGTCTCTTGTCTTCCTGTCTGAATGTGGTTTCAGAAATCATATTCCCATggacagatgaagagaggggaTGAGACGAGATGAGAAGGTCTCACTAAGGATGAGCTACATTTACACATTATTTAATTACCCCATGGAAGGTCTTGAGTTTTTCAGagggaatgaatgaaagaataaTAGATCAATTCATTATTGGTGTAGGATGACTGACACACATTGAGCACCTAGTAAAGCAGGCAGTTTTGAATTGTGCTTTTGTCTGCCATTTTTTCCATTCTACGGTTTGGATAGAACTCTTCAATACACTCTACAATCCGTCAAACCCATTTGAGTAATCTTTGTCTATTACGAATACCCATTCTCCAGTACTGTCCAAACACTGAAAAGTTAACAATCCTCTAAAAAATTGTAATGGTTCAAGGTGAAAAAAATTCACACAAAAAATGTACACTAGTGTTGCATTACTACAAACAATAGGgatctgaaagaaaaaaaaatggaaaagccTGAACCTCCTGCAAATAACTGCGTTAGGACCAGGCGCGTGTTCAGTACCTGTAGTGAGGATACCCAGCTGTCTCTGGGTCGGCATGTGAGCGGGTACATGCCATGGAGCGTGGGCACCCGCGGCCCATACAGGGTGGTGG is part of the Sardina pilchardus chromosome 22, fSarPil1.1, whole genome shotgun sequence genome and encodes:
- the LOC134069596 gene encoding DDB1- and CUL4-associated factor 7-like — protein: MSHGKRKEIYKYEAPWTVYAMNWSVRPDKRFRLALGSFVEEYNNKVQLVGLEEESSEFVCRNTFDHPYPTTKIMWIPDTKGVYPDLLATSGDYLRIWRVGETDTRLECLLNNNKNSDFCAPLTSFDWNEVDPNLLGTSSIDTTCTIWGLETGQVLGRVNLVSGHVKTQLIAHDKEVYDIAFSRAGGGRDMFASVGADGSVRMFDLRHLEHSTIIYEDPQHHPLLRLCWNKQDPNYLATMAMDGMEVVILDVRVPCTPVARLNNHRACVNGIAWAPHSSCHICTAADDHQALIWDIQQMPRAIEDPILAYTAEGEINNVQWASTQPDWISICYNNCLEILRV